TTCTGCGGTAATCGGAACATTGATCGCGCGGTTGATGGTTCCGCTGGTCACGCTATCGCTAACGATTGCTGGCGTGATGTCGATCAAAAGATTCGACGGTACTGCTGCAGTGGTCTGCTTCGGAATCGGCAGCTCCGTCGGATTGGTTGTTTGCTATTGGCTTTTAAAAGGGCGGCAAGATTCACTGGGCCAAGAACCGACGGACACCAATTTCGCTGAAGAAGACTCAGGCGATCTCTCAATACCTGAAGCGTCCGAGTCAAGAAAGCTACGGCTTATTTGGCCAGAAGGGCTGAGCATCCGAAGGGCTGAATGGATCCATTGGACTTATCGAAGCCTGTCGTACTTTGCAATCGGATGTGCGGTCACATGGTTGTTCAAAGCACCTTTGGTCGTTCTGCACCACTTGCCACACTCTGCGGCAGAATTGGGTTTGTTGGCACCTGCGTTTGAAACGGGTTGCCTTGTGCTCCTGCTGTCGAAGTCCGCCGACAAATACTACTTTCCCATGCTGGCCGTCGCGATCGATACCGGGGATCTGAAATCTGACATGAAGTTGCGACGCCGCCGACAGGCGATTGTTGGCGGTGCGGCTTTGGTCTTTTGGGTGATCGTTTATCAATTAGGCGATTCGATCTTGTCACTTTTTGGATCACAATTCGTGCAGTCTCACACGGCCCTGATTTGGGTCGCGTCCGGAGCATGTGTCTGGACGTTGTTTTCGCTTTCGCCCACGGCATTGCTATTTATGCGACGTTCCAAGCAGTTGGCAGCGAACCTGCTGTTCCATTCGATCGCAATGGTGATCCTAATTCCGATCGCGTTCCGAGATTCCGGAAACGACGGTGTGGCCTGTGTCTTTGCGGTTTGTCTGGCTTCAGCAGCAACGATTGCAAAAATCCAAGAAGTCCACGCGTGGAAATCTCAACTCGCTATGTCAGCGACTGCTGTTCAAGCAAATTAGGTTCGGCACCAATGAGTGCAGCAAAGCATCGTGGCTAGACTTCGGCCAGTGGTTGCGTCGCATCGCCAAACTGTTCTCGCTTGACACCCATCACATTCATCATGCTGAGGTACAGACGGCACATCTGCCGATTTGGATTGTTGGCATAGTCAAGATTCTGGCCACCCTTAATTTTCCCGCCTCCGCCACCGATCATGACGACCGGCAAACGAGTCGCATCATGCTGTCCGTTCCGCATGCTTGAACAAAGCATCAGCATCGAATTGTCTAACAGCGTGCGATCACCTTCTTCGATCGCATCCATGCGTTGGGCCAAGTAACGCATCTGTTCGAGAAAGAACTGATTGACTTTTAACCAGTCCTCCGTGTCGCTGTGCGACAACAGGTGGTGGATCATGTAGTCCACCCCCAGATGTGGGAACCGCAATGTTCCGTGATCGTTGTTCAGTTTCAGCGTGCAAACACGTGTGGTGTCGGTTTGAAAGGCAAGCACGAGGATGTCGCACATCAATCGCATGTGATCGACGATGTCTTGCGGATAGCCATCAGCCGGTCTTGGCATGGTCGGCTTCTGCGATGTGGGACGCCAACCCTGCAATTCCCCAAGTCGACTTGCGCGATCCAAGCGGGTTTCCACCTCGCGTACCGAATGCAGATACTCGTCAAGCTTTTGCTGGTCACGATGACTGATTCCGCGGCGAAAGTCTTTCGCGTCTTCCAAAACGGCGTCAAGCACGCTTCTGTCACCCTGTTCGGCCGAGTCTTTGAACAGTTGATCGAATGCCAACGCTGGGTACACCTCCAACGGTGTCGGCGTTGTCGGGCTGCTCCACGAAATGTGTGAGCTGTACAACATCGAATAGTTTTTATGCACCGACGGGTTCGACTTTTCACATCCTAAAACCAGACTTGGGAGTTTGGTTTTCTTACCCACGTGCTGTGCGACCACTTGGTCAACGCTGGTCCCCGAGCGAATCTTTCCGCCAGATGAAAGCGGCGCTCCCGAGAGGAGGTTTCCCGTTTGTGAGCTGTGGATATTTCCCTTCAACGCTTCCGCATTATAAAGCCCATTGATGAACACCATGCGGTCGCGGTAGTCCACTAGCGGATGGAGGACGCGTCCGAGTTTCATCTCCGCTCCCTGCCCCTCGGCCCACCATTCGGTCGAATGGTAGCCGCATCCGGAGAACAGGATTGCCATTCGTGTCGGTGCACTTTCTGTTGACGCCGGTTGGGACGGATCGTCACTCCAAACCGAACGTGATTCCATCCATGGCAATGCCATGCTAACGCCCAGCCCACGCAACATCGCGCGGCGATCAAAGGAGACCTGTGACATGGTTCAATCCAAATAGGCGGGTGATTGAGGAGGGGAGAAATCTGCACATCGAATCTGTCGAAACGGCTGGCTGGTGACGATTGATTCTATCGCAACACGGAACCGGTAGTCATTGTTTTTCAGCCGTTGTTGCATCTCATCGAGCAGGACTTCGTCGGAAAGCTGGACTGCACGTCCCAGGGCAAATCCCAATAGTTTTCTGCAAAATTGACGAACGAAGGCGTCTCGACGATCATGAAGTAAGTATTCGCGAAGCCCATTGATTCCATCCATTGCCGTTCCATCGGCAGCGACAGTCGCGGTGTCGACGGGGATTGGCCTGAGGCGGCCTATCGCATCGTACTGTTCAAGCGCGAAACCGAATGGGTCGATCAGTTCATGGCATTTGGCGCATTGTGGTGCAGCACTGTGCTGTTCGATCAACTCTCGAGCGCTCAGGTCTTTAGGCAGCTCTTCGGGAAGTTGCGGAACATCTGCGGGTGGGCGAGGGAGGCGTTCGCCAAGCAACGTTTCGAAAACATAGTTGCCACGCAAGATTGGGCTTGTCCGTGACGCTCCGGACTGGCTCGCCAATACCGTCGCCATGGCAAGAATACCGCCACGTCCTTGTTTCTGGACGCCGTCAAG
This genomic interval from Stieleria sp. JC731 contains the following:
- a CDS encoding lipopolysaccharide biosynthesis protein gives rise to the protein MDRLSVSREENAKFSTSIAGILIGANISGVALSYLLMLYLARSLAPEEFDGFVGAIAVLMMFGALSEAGVGKYAYKRIPLAAEAEDHNQRHAYVVFAAWMVFFVSSLFVALGILLESSFVRGAVEMTSVTAVLFIPAIAGCGVAVDLLIASRSAVIGTLIARLMVPLVTLSLTIAGVMSIKRFDGTAAVVCFGIGSSVGLVVCYWLLKGRQDSLGQEPTDTNFAEEDSGDLSIPEASESRKLRLIWPEGLSIRRAEWIHWTYRSLSYFAIGCAVTWLFKAPLVVLHHLPHSAAELGLLAPAFETGCLVLLLSKSADKYYFPMLAVAIDTGDLKSDMKLRRRRQAIVGGAALVFWVIVYQLGDSILSLFGSQFVQSHTALIWVASGACVWTLFSLSPTALLFMRRSKQLAANLLFHSIAMVILIPIAFRDSGNDGVACVFAVCLASAATIAKIQEVHAWKSQLAMSATAVQAN
- a CDS encoding DUF1552 domain-containing protein, with translation MSQVSFDRRAMLRGLGVSMALPWMESRSVWSDDPSQPASTESAPTRMAILFSGCGYHSTEWWAEGQGAEMKLGRVLHPLVDYRDRMVFINGLYNAEALKGNIHSSQTGNLLSGAPLSSGGKIRSGTSVDQVVAQHVGKKTKLPSLVLGCEKSNPSVHKNYSMLYSSHISWSSPTTPTPLEVYPALAFDQLFKDSAEQGDRSVLDAVLEDAKDFRRGISHRDQQKLDEYLHSVREVETRLDRASRLGELQGWRPTSQKPTMPRPADGYPQDIVDHMRLMCDILVLAFQTDTTRVCTLKLNNDHGTLRFPHLGVDYMIHHLLSHSDTEDWLKVNQFFLEQMRYLAQRMDAIEEGDRTLLDNSMLMLCSSMRNGQHDATRLPVVMIGGGGGKIKGGQNLDYANNPNRQMCRLYLSMMNVMGVKREQFGDATQPLAEV